The DNA window GCTGATAAGGAAACTATTTGGAATATCTATAAAGACTATAAAAAAAAATTAGACGAAAATGACCAAATGGATTTTGAAGACTTTGCATTAGAATGTCTGAATATTATTGATTCTAATCCTAATTTCAATAGACCATTCACACATATAATAGTTGACGAAGCTCAAGATTTAAGTAAAGTACAAATTTTAGTAATTTCTAAGTTAGTCTCAGAGAAAACTCGAAGTATTTCAATTATTGCAGACGCTGCTCAAAGAATTTATAAAAGTGGTTTTACATGGGCAGAAGTAGGTTTAAATGTAAGAGGTGGACGTACTATAGAATTTAAAATTAATTACAGAAATACTATACAAATTGTTGATGCTGCAATTTCATTATTATCAAACGAAACTGAAACCGCAGAATTTACTGAGGTCAAACGTGCTATAAAAAATGGCAAAAAACCAGTTGTTGGCTATTTTTCTAATTGGGAAGAACAAACAGATTACATTGTTGAACAACTCACCATTCTTAAACAGAATAATAATCTAAATTCAACCGTTATTCTTCATAGGAATAGAAACAATTTAAAATTTGTTCAAAGCTTTTTAAAAGCAAATAACTTCGAAACTCAAATGCTTCAAGATGCTTACAACATTAATTTAGAAAGTGATAGTATAAAAATATGTACACTTTTCTCAGTAAAGGGACTTGAATTTGATAATGTTTTTATTATAGATTTAAATGATGATATAATACCTTATCCTCTAGGCTTCATAGATAAAGATGATGAATTTCATATATCAACCGAAAGAAGATTATTGTATACAGCAATGACAAGAGCCAAGGAACGATTATTTTTATTATCTAGTGGAAATCCTTCTCGATATCTTTTTGAAATTAATCAAGATTTACTTGAAATAGTTAATAATTAAAATTTGACTTATGAAACTAAAAGTTGATTATCTTGAGTTCCAAAAAGAAATAGAACAGAAAGGAATTGATTACTTAATACATTTTACACCTACAATCAATCTATTAAGTATTTATGAACAAGAAGGCTTGCTATCGAGATCTTTACTTGAACAATTTAATATTGACAATACAGATATTTTTGATTACGTGAATTTTACAGACGATATAAGATTTGATGATAAGCGTTATATTAATTTATCCATTCAACATCCAAACTCATTTCTTTTTAATCGTTTTCAAGAAAAAACATTAAAAGACACACACATTTATTGGTGCGTTCTTAAAATTGATAAGAAATATATATATAATGATGAAACACTATTTTCAGTAACAAATGCTGCAAATAGTTATAATAAACACTCAGTTGGAATATCAGGAGATATAAACAAATTTAGACTTTTATTTCAACCATCTCTAAAAATTGTCACCTCATATCAAACTAGGATTATTAATAGAAATGGCCTTGACAGCAAATACCCTACTGATGAGCAAGCAGAGGTTTTAGTAAAAAATAAAATACGTCTTACAGACATTTTAGAAGTGTGTTTCGAAAATGAAAATTATCTAGCAAGTGGAAAAGCAGCATTAAATGGATATAATACGGATAATTTTGTTGTTGATTCCTCATTATTTAATAAAGAAAGATTATAATGAATCCAGAAACAAAATATAAAGGAAGTCTTAAATTATCGGCCATAGGAGATGCTTTAGGCTGGATTACAGAATTTGAAAAAAATCAGCAATCTTTGAAAGATAAATTTGGCACTGAAAAAATTGAAAACTTCCAACCTTGGACAAAGACTGTTGGAGGAAGATTCTATGGTTACACAGATAATATTAGAGCCGGATCTTATTCAGATGACACACAATTGCTTCTCGCTGTTGCAAGAAGTATTAAAAATGATGGTAGTTTAGACCATGAGTATTTTGCTAAAAACGAACTTGTTAGTTGGTTAGAATATGAAAGGGGTGGAGGCAGAACAGTAAAAACAGCAGCTAATAAAATCCAAAGAAAATCAGCAAATTGGTTTAATAATTTTTATAGTTTAAAGATCAACAATGAAACTTATAACTATAAGCAAAGTGGTGCTAATGGTGCTGCAATGAGAGTATTACCAATCGCTTTAGCTAATTTGGGAGATAAAGAAAAAATTAGAGAGGAAATTTTTTGTAATAGTATTATAACTCATGGGCACCCAAGAGCGATTATTGGTGCTATGCTTTATGGATATGCTATTAATCAAATTATAATTTTCAAAACAGCAGATTTTACATGGGAAAAATATATTATACAACTAGGCTCTAACTTTAAAGAAAAATTTGACCTGTCACTAATTAAAAGAAAAGAAATTACGGAATGGATTAAACAATGGAATATAACAGAAAATAAATTGTTTGAATCTATTTATTTTGAAACTTTATTAGAGACTCAAAATTATTTAAGATTTATATTTCAGAGTTTGAAGCAAAACTTAAGTGTTCGTGAAACATTACAAAAATTGGGATGTTTTGCTCCCGCAACAAAAGGGTCTGGAATATCTACTGTAATTGCAGGGATATATTTGGCAAGTAAATTTCATGAATCCCCATTATCGGCAATAATTGAAGCCGTCAATGCATTAGGCTCTGACACAGATAGTATAGCCGCTTTTACAGGGGGATTAATCGGAGCTTTACACGGACATAGTATTATTCCTCAAAAATGGAGAACTGTTCAGGATTTAGAGTATTTAGAAGATGTAGCCAAACGGCTATTAGCTATTTCTGAAAACAGAAATATTGTTGAGCCAACAATCTCAATTAATGCTGATCTTAAACTATTAAACAAAATTCAAGAGGATAATTTTAAAGTTGATGAAAATGTATTATTCACTCCTTTAGGTGAAGGAAAAATTGTAAAAATTGATAGACAAAATACACAGACAAAGGGGAAATATAATTTATTAATTGAAGTTCAACTAAAAATTGGTCAAAGTATCTTAGTTTCTAAATCATTTGATCACACATATAATTATTTAAACACTAATGAGAAAAATAGCAAAGAAAAAATACTACAACTAGCTAAGAAAAATATTAAAAAGACATCATTTAAAATTTTAAGTCATTATTTAAACAATCATAAAAATATTCCAGAAGAGCATTTAGAAATTTTAATATTGATTTTAGAAGATAAACGCCAACTTAATAAAATATCCAGTTTAGATTCAAAAATTGAACTTCACTAAATTTTTAATTATTTAAAATTAAGTAATTTTTAAAACTTCAATAGTTTATACATTAGGTATTCAAAATTATAATTTGTTTCAAAACTCTGTAATATCTTTATAAAAACAGAGCCCACCATCCGGTGAGCCCTGCAAGAAAAAAATTAGCGATAGAGTTTATTATTTTTTAATGATATTGGGAGGCGTAAGGGGATTCTGGTCCCAGCCGCCGCCCAATGCCCGGTAGATGGCTACGCTGGCTTTCAGCTGGTTGATCCTTTTTTCCACCAGTTCAAACTTAGATTCCAGGGCATCGCGCTGGGTGAGCAGCACCTCCATATAATCGGCCCGGGCGTACTTGAACAGGTCGTTGGAAATGTCTATGGACTGGGTTAAGGCATCCACTTCCTGCGCTTTGATGTCGTAGCTGCTTTTCATATTATGAATTTTCGCCAGCTGATTGGCCACTTCGATGTAGGCGGCCAGGACGGTCTGCTCATAATGGTAGACGGCCTGCACCTGCTTCGCATTGGCGTTGTAGTAGGCGGCTTTGATGGCGGCGCGGTTGATCAGCGGTGCGGTCAGCTCGCCGGCCAGCGAGAACAGGAACGATTCCGGCTTGATGAGATAGGCAGGATTGAATGCCTGCAGCCCGATCCCGGCCCCGATGTCCAGCGAAGGATAGAACCTCGCCTTCGCCGACTTGATGTCCAGCCTGGTTGCGGCGAGTTCGTATTCCGCTTCCTTGATGTCCGGGCGGTTTTCCAGCAGCTCGGAAGGAATCCCGGCATAGACCACCGGCGGAACCACAGCATCGAAATTATCATGGCTGCGTTCTACCGGCTGCGGGAACCTTCCCACCAGGTAATTGATGCGGTTTTCGGTCTCCACAATTTTTTGCTGGATGTCGTACTGCATGCCCTGGGTTTTCAGCACGAGGGCCTGGAATCTTTTCACGGCCAGCTCATTGGAACGGGCGTTCTTTTTCAGTTCCTTGATGATGTTCAGCGCATCGTTCTGGATCTTGATGTTCTCATTCAGGATCACCTTCTCGTTATCCAGCGCCAGCAGCTCGTAATAGGAATCGGCAATTTCGGAAATGAGGTTGGTAACCATGAAGTTCCGGCCTTCGATGCTGGCCAGGTAACGCTGCACCTGCGCACGGGTGGCGTTGTGGAGCTTGCCCCAGATATCGGTTTCCCATTTCGCCTGCACACCGGCCCCGAAATCGAAGAGCGGATCCGGCATTTCTTTTCCGGGCTCGATCTCGGTATTGGCTTCCATAGCGCCGATATTGGTGTAGCGGCTGACCTTGTCTACGCCTACTCCGGCTTTCAGGCCAACGGATGGGAGGTACTCCCCTTTCCGGGCTTTGATTTCATTTTTTGAAATTTCGATTTCCTGAAGCATGATGTTCAGCTCCTGGTTGTTTTTCAGGGCCTCGGTGATGAGGGCCTGAAGGTTGGGGTCGCTGAAATATTCATTCCATTTCAGCTTCCCGGAATTGGTGGTGTTATTTTCGGCACCGGCATATTTTTCCGGCACAGTCCTGTTTTCCGCCCGCTGCTGGATGTCGACGGGCTTACACGCCGCAAGGCCGAGCAGCAGTACGGACCAGCCTGCGTATTGGTATATTTTTTTTCTGTTCTTATTCATAATGGATCATGTCTTCGCTTAATGGTGATTCGTCTTCGTCTTTGATCATCTTCCTGCCGTCTGATAATTTGGCAAAAATGTAGTAGAGCCCCGGGATCACAATGACCCCGAACAGCGTCCCGATGAGCATTCCGCCCAATGCGGAAGCCCCGATGGTATGGTTCCCGATCGCTCCGGCCCCACTGGCAAATACCAAGGGTACCAATCCGGCAATAAACGCAAAGGAGGTCATAAGGATCGGCCTGAAACGGGCTTTTGAACCTTCAATCGCCGCTTCCAAGATGGAATCTCCCGCCTGTCTCCGCTTCACGGCAAATTCCACGATCAGCACTGCGTTTTTCCCGAGGAGCCCGATGATCATGATGAGCCCTACCTGAGCGTAGATGTCATTTTCCAGTCCCATCGCTTTCAGCAATAAGAAGGAACCGAATACCCCCACCGGAAGGGACAGCAATACGGCAAACGGAATGATAAAGCTTTCATACTGCGCCGCAAGCACGAGATATACGAATACGAGCACCACCAGGAATACATAAATGGCTTCATTACCGCGCTGCGCTTCGTCATAAGACAATCCTTCCCAGGCTACTTTATAGCCGTGAGGCAGGCTTTTCGCCGCAGTTTCGTTGATCGCCTGGATGGCATCTGCCGTCGTATAGCCCGGCGCCGGAAGCCCGCGGATCGCTGCCGAATTGTACATATTGTAGCGCGTGATCTCATTAGGTCCCTGCGTTTTCTTCATCGTCATGAATGCGGAATACGGAACCATTTCATTGTGGTCGTTCTTCACATACAGGTTCATGATATCGGTAGGAAGCCTCCTGAATTCCGGCGACGACTGCACGTACACTTTGAAGAACTGCCCGAACCGGATGAAACCCTGTTCATAGGTACTTCCGATCAGGATGTTGAGGTTGTCCATCGCTTTACCAATGGAAACGCCTTTCTGCATCGCGGCATTATTATCGAAAACCAATTCGTACTGAGGGTAATTCGCTGCGAAAAACGTGAAGACGCCGCTCAGTTCCTTACGTTTTTTAAGCTGGGCGATGAAATCTTTATTCACCTTATCGAAATCCTGGTAATTAGTTGTTCTGTTCAGGTCCAGCAAACGTACGGAGAACCCTCCCGAAGATCCGAATCCCGGAACTGCCGGCGGCTCAAAGAACTCAATGGTCGCTCCGAGGTTTTTGGATTTTTCTTCCAGCTCTTCCATGATTTCCTTCACGTCATGCTTACGGTCGCCCCAGCTTTTCAGGTTGATCAGGCAGGTTCCGGCATTGGAACCGCGGCCTTCGGTCATGATCTCATATCCCGCCAGTGAAGAAACGGATTCCACACCATCCACGCCCTGACAGATCTTCTGCAATGCCCTGGAAACCTTATTGGTCTGCTCCAAAGTAGATCCCGGCGGCGTCTGGATGATGGCGTAAATGGTTCCCTGGTCTTCATTCGGGATGAATCCTCCCGGAAGGGTTTTATTCACGATGAAAATCCCTACGCAGAAGGCAGCCAGGATTCCCCAGGTCACCACCTTGCGGCTGACAATCTTTCTTAAAAAGGCAGCGTATTTCCCGGTAATTTTATCGAACCCGCGGTTGAAGGAATCCAGCGATCTGGTGAACAGGTTGGATTTTTTAGGCTTCCCGTGGTTGTTTTTCAACAGCATGGCTGCCAGAACCGGCGTCAAAGTAAGCGCCACCACCGCAGAGATCACGATGGAACTGGCCATGGTGATGGAAAACTGACGGTAAAATGTTCCCACCGGTCCGGTCATGAAGGAGATCGGGATGAACACCGCCACCATCACCGCCGTAATGGCAATGATCGCTCCGGCAATTTCGCCCATGACTTCTTTTACCGCCTTGTATGGAGATATGTTGCTCTCTTCCATTTTCGCATGCACGGCTTCAATCACCACAATAGCATTATCCACCACAATCCCGATCGCGAGCACCAACGCAAAAAGCGTCACGAGGTTGATGGACAACCCGAACAGCTGGATCACAAAGAAGGTCCCGATCAGGGAAACCGGCACGGCGATAATCGGGATCAGCGTTGAACGCCAGTCGCCCAGGAAGATGAAGACCACGATCGCTACGAGGATGAAGGCATCCCTCAGCGTGTGCATCACCTGCTCCACCGAAGCATCCAGGAACTGCGAAACGTCATAACTGATTTTATAATCCACTCCCGGAGGGAAGTTGGCTTTCATTTCCTCCAGCTTGGCTTTCACATCTTTGATCACATCATTGGCATTGCTTCCGTAGTTCTGCTTCAATACGATGGAAGCGGAAGGATGACCGTCGAGGTTGGAATAAATATCAAAGAACTCACTGCCCAGCTCTACTTTTGCCACATCTTTCAGCTTGATATTCTCTCCTTCGGAATTGGAGCGGACGATGATGTTCTCATATTCTTCCGGCGTGTTGTACTGGCCTTTGTAGGTCAGGACATATTCCAGCGACTGTGCCGCAATCCCGGAACTCTGCCCGATCCTTCCCGGACGCCCGATGATGCTCTGCTCCCCGATGGCTTTCATCACTTCATCCACGGAAAGGTCATAGGCACGCATCCTGTCCGGATTAAGCCAGATCCTCATCGCATATCTTCGGCTCCCCAGGATCTGGGATTTGGCAATCCCGTGGATCCGGTTGATTTCCGGGATGATGTTAACGGTAGCGTAGTTGTACAGGAATTTTTCATCCATGTCTTTGCCGGTGCTGTACAGGTTGACGTACATCAGCATACTCGGCTGGATCGGGTTCACCACTACCCCTTCTTTCTGCACGAGTTCCGGCAGGAGCGGCATCACCTGGTCCACCCTGGTTTTTACGAGTACGACCGCCTCATTGGGATTGGTGCCCGGATCAAAGACCACGTTTACGGTAGCTTCCCCGGCACTGGTTGCATCCGTAGTGATGTACCGCATCCCCTGAACCCCGTTGATGGCATTTTCTATGGTAATCAGTGATGATTTCACGAGTACATCTGCACTGGCTCCCGGATAGGCAATGGAAACCGCTACCGTAGTAGGCGCAATTTTAGGAAACTGCTCGGTAGGCAGCTGCTTGATCGCCAGTCCCCCGATAAATAAGATTACGACCGATATCACAATGGCGAAAACCGGCCTGTGTATTACTTTCTTAAACATAATGCTGCTTTTAGGTTACTCGGCATACAGATCCAGGTTCGACATTACTTTTTCCGGTTTCTGATACCTGGAACTGATCTTCTGGTTTTCCTGCACCAGCCTCAGACCGTCCAGCAGAATCCTGTCGTCTTTCCCCAGTCCCGAAGCCACCACGTAAATATGCGGCAGCTCGGCAGCCACTTTAATTTCGCGGGCTTTCACCTTGTTGTCTTTGGTGATCACATACACATATTTTTTCTCCAGCTCCTCAAAAGTTGCTTTCTGAGGGATCATGACCGCATGGGGATACGGAGCAGTGATGAGGATATTCCCAGTTTCCCCGTATCTGAGGAGTCCGTTCGGATTCAGGAAAGTGGCCCGGTAGGCAATGTTCCCGGTTTCATTATCGAAATCGGATTCTATGGTTTCCACCACACCCTGCTGGCTGAATTCTTTTCCATTGGCCATTTTCAGGCGCACATGGAGCGGCTCGTTTTTTCGATCCGCCATCTGGTCCAGATATTCCGCCTCCGGAACATTGAAATACACCCACATTTTGCTGTTGTCCGATAATTCGGTGATCAGCTCGCCATCATCCACCAGGCTGCCCTTCCGTACATGAAGTTTCCCGACAATCCCGGAAAAAGGAGCGCGGATTTCAGTGAATTTCAGGTGGGTATCGGTAGAGGCCAGCTCGGCTCTGGCTTTATCATACCTTGCTTTGGCCATCGCCATTTCCTGCGGCGCCACAATATTTTTGTCGGGAAGGTTTTTGGTATTCTGGTATTCAATTTCGGCATATTTGGCTTCCGCCTTAGCCCGGTTTACATCCGACTCATACAGGTTCGGCATAATCTTGAACAGCAGCTGCCCTTTTTTCACTGCCTGTCCTTCGTCCACATAAATCGACTGGATGTACCCCTTTTCCTGTGCGCGGAGCTCAATATGGTTGATGGAGCGGATCTGCGCCACATATTCTTTATCAATCAGCGTGTCTTTTACCAGAGGGCTCGTCACGTTGAACGTCGCCGCCTCGGCTTTTTCTTTCTTTTCAGACTGACAGCTTACGCACCAGAATATCAGGCACAGGTTTACATACATGAGACTTTTCTTGACCATGATCTTAATACATTTAAATAATAATTTGAAAATTTGAAAATAGGATGTCAGGCTCTCAGCGGAATGCGAAAGCCGTTAATTTGTTCTTGAAAAGCAGTATGGAATCACAATCGGATGACCCTGTACTGGATGTACAGATCATCACAAAGGGGCTTTAACAGCTCGGAATGAGCCAGTGAAACGGCAATTTTATGGTCGTGAAACGTAGTGACAAAATCCGAAATCAGGTGCCAGAAGCCATCCCTGAACAGCATCATCAGTCCTGAGGAAGCCCCGGTCTCTACGGTGTCATCGTTTTCAGTATCGTTTTCGGAAAGGTTGGCGCGGATTTTAGTGAAGCGCGGGTGTCCAATGGTCAGGGCACCGTCTGTTTCATGCTCATTGAGGAACATGACTGATTTTGCAGCATGCCTGTCCTGCGTATTCAGTATCTCAGCACCCAGCTCGAAAACAGAATCATTATCAGCGGAAATATACTGCTGCAGCTGCCCGTAATAAAAACCGAGAACGGTTAAACCGGCAAACAGCAAGCTATATAGATATTGATAAAATCTCCCTTTCATTGCAGTACAAATGTAATGAACTTCAGCCTCCCGGCCAAAATGGAAAGATTAAAAAATCTTTAAAAATTGGGTTTGACAGGTTATTTTAGCTTTTGCAGATGAACTCTTTCCAAGCATTTTAAAAAATCTTCGATTTTTAAAAACTTATGTGTTCTTCTGTTTTCAACGATGGATTCTTAAGATTCTTATGTGTCAAAAACTTTTGTGGTTATATGAAATTCCATTTTTTTAATTCGTTCATTTTGCTTCTTCCTAACTCGTTCATTTTGCCTTGATGCAAAACGAACCAAAAGATCAAG is part of the Chryseobacterium camelliae genome and encodes:
- a CDS encoding TolC family protein, with product MNKNRKKIYQYAGWSVLLLGLAACKPVDIQQRAENRTVPEKYAGAENNTTNSGKLKWNEYFSDPNLQALITEALKNNQELNIMLQEIEISKNEIKARKGEYLPSVGLKAGVGVDKVSRYTNIGAMEANTEIEPGKEMPDPLFDFGAGVQAKWETDIWGKLHNATRAQVQRYLASIEGRNFMVTNLISEIADSYYELLALDNEKVILNENIKIQNDALNIIKELKKNARSNELAVKRFQALVLKTQGMQYDIQQKIVETENRINYLVGRFPQPVERSHDNFDAVVPPVVYAGIPSELLENRPDIKEAEYELAATRLDIKSAKARFYPSLDIGAGIGLQAFNPAYLIKPESFLFSLAGELTAPLINRAAIKAAYYNANAKQVQAVYHYEQTVLAAYIEVANQLAKIHNMKSSYDIKAQEVDALTQSIDISNDLFKYARADYMEVLLTQRDALESKFELVEKRINQLKASVAIYRALGGGWDQNPLTPPNIIKK
- a CDS encoding ADP-ribosylglycohydrolase family protein, producing the protein MNPETKYKGSLKLSAIGDALGWITEFEKNQQSLKDKFGTEKIENFQPWTKTVGGRFYGYTDNIRAGSYSDDTQLLLAVARSIKNDGSLDHEYFAKNELVSWLEYERGGGRTVKTAANKIQRKSANWFNNFYSLKINNETYNYKQSGANGAAMRVLPIALANLGDKEKIREEIFCNSIITHGHPRAIIGAMLYGYAINQIIIFKTADFTWEKYIIQLGSNFKEKFDLSLIKRKEITEWIKQWNITENKLFESIYFETLLETQNYLRFIFQSLKQNLSVRETLQKLGCFAPATKGSGISTVIAGIYLASKFHESPLSAIIEAVNALGSDTDSIAAFTGGLIGALHGHSIIPQKWRTVQDLEYLEDVAKRLLAISENRNIVEPTISINADLKLLNKIQEDNFKVDENVLFTPLGEGKIVKIDRQNTQTKGKYNLLIEVQLKIGQSILVSKSFDHTYNYLNTNEKNSKEKILQLAKKNIKKTSFKILSHYLNNHKNIPEEHLEILILILEDKRQLNKISSLDSKIELH
- a CDS encoding efflux RND transporter permease subunit, with the translated sequence MFKKVIHRPVFAIVISVVILFIGGLAIKQLPTEQFPKIAPTTVAVSIAYPGASADVLVKSSLITIENAINGVQGMRYITTDATSAGEATVNVVFDPGTNPNEAVVLVKTRVDQVMPLLPELVQKEGVVVNPIQPSMLMYVNLYSTGKDMDEKFLYNYATVNIIPEINRIHGIAKSQILGSRRYAMRIWLNPDRMRAYDLSVDEVMKAIGEQSIIGRPGRIGQSSGIAAQSLEYVLTYKGQYNTPEEYENIIVRSNSEGENIKLKDVAKVELGSEFFDIYSNLDGHPSASIVLKQNYGSNANDVIKDVKAKLEEMKANFPPGVDYKISYDVSQFLDASVEQVMHTLRDAFILVAIVVFIFLGDWRSTLIPIIAVPVSLIGTFFVIQLFGLSINLVTLFALVLAIGIVVDNAIVVIEAVHAKMEESNISPYKAVKEVMGEIAGAIIAITAVMVAVFIPISFMTGPVGTFYRQFSITMASSIVISAVVALTLTPVLAAMLLKNNHGKPKKSNLFTRSLDSFNRGFDKITGKYAAFLRKIVSRKVVTWGILAAFCVGIFIVNKTLPGGFIPNEDQGTIYAIIQTPPGSTLEQTNKVSRALQKICQGVDGVESVSSLAGYEIMTEGRGSNAGTCLINLKSWGDRKHDVKEIMEELEEKSKNLGATIEFFEPPAVPGFGSSGGFSVRLLDLNRTTNYQDFDKVNKDFIAQLKKRKELSGVFTFFAANYPQYELVFDNNAAMQKGVSIGKAMDNLNILIGSTYEQGFIRFGQFFKVYVQSSPEFRRLPTDIMNLYVKNDHNEMVPYSAFMTMKKTQGPNEITRYNMYNSAAIRGLPAPGYTTADAIQAINETAAKSLPHGYKVAWEGLSYDEAQRGNEAIYVFLVVLVFVYLVLAAQYESFIIPFAVLLSLPVGVFGSFLLLKAMGLENDIYAQVGLIMIIGLLGKNAVLIVEFAVKRRQAGDSILEAAIEGSKARFRPILMTSFAFIAGLVPLVFASGAGAIGNHTIGASALGGMLIGTLFGVIVIPGLYYIFAKLSDGRKMIKDEDESPLSEDMIHYE
- a CDS encoding DarT ssDNA thymidine ADP-ribosyltransferase family protein; translated protein: MKLKVDYLEFQKEIEQKGIDYLIHFTPTINLLSIYEQEGLLSRSLLEQFNIDNTDIFDYVNFTDDIRFDDKRYINLSIQHPNSFLFNRFQEKTLKDTHIYWCVLKIDKKYIYNDETLFSVTNAANSYNKHSVGISGDINKFRLLFQPSLKIVTSYQTRIINRNGLDSKYPTDEQAEVLVKNKIRLTDILEVCFENENYLASGKAALNGYNTDNFVVDSSLFNKERL
- a CDS encoding ATP-dependent helicase yields the protein MSLKPIILTGEQKKVLFLQATEPIQIKGVAGSGKTTIALYRAKHLLDTQSNLFQEAKVVIFTYNRTLVKYIEAIIPYISGGYHQNSDEIIPKNPDGINVSVTNFHKWAYHFLKENNFPLFKQNNQSRVINERQKADYITHIKLKYFTKSITIKSTDFFIEEITWIKGKAFKNKDEYIESRRTGRGISNRVTKADKETIWNIYKDYKKKLDENDQMDFEDFALECLNIIDSNPNFNRPFTHIIVDEAQDLSKVQILVISKLVSEKTRSISIIADAAQRIYKSGFTWAEVGLNVRGGRTIEFKINYRNTIQIVDAAISLLSNETETAEFTEVKRAIKNGKKPVVGYFSNWEEQTDYIVEQLTILKQNNNLNSTVILHRNRNNLKFVQSFLKANNFETQMLQDAYNINLESDSIKICTLFSVKGLEFDNVFIIDLNDDIIPYPLGFIDKDDEFHISTERRLLYTAMTRAKERLFLLSSGNPSRYLFEINQDLLEIVNN
- a CDS encoding efflux RND transporter periplasmic adaptor subunit — encoded protein: MVKKSLMYVNLCLIFWCVSCQSEKKEKAEAATFNVTSPLVKDTLIDKEYVAQIRSINHIELRAQEKGYIQSIYVDEGQAVKKGQLLFKIMPNLYESDVNRAKAEAKYAEIEYQNTKNLPDKNIVAPQEMAMAKARYDKARAELASTDTHLKFTEIRAPFSGIVGKLHVRKGSLVDDGELITELSDNSKMWVYFNVPEAEYLDQMADRKNEPLHVRLKMANGKEFSQQGVVETIESDFDNETGNIAYRATFLNPNGLLRYGETGNILITAPYPHAVMIPQKATFEELEKKYVYVITKDNKVKAREIKVAAELPHIYVVASGLGKDDRILLDGLRLVQENQKISSRYQKPEKVMSNLDLYAE